The following are from one region of the Tachysurus fulvidraco isolate hzauxx_2018 chromosome 24, HZAU_PFXX_2.0, whole genome shotgun sequence genome:
- the LOC113647889 gene encoding transmembrane ascorbate-dependent reductase CYB561, whose product MEGWAGFRALPCYVACSQVLGVVCLVLTGVWMGHYHGGFAWDSSPEQFNVHPLCMVMGLVFLYGDGVLVYRVFRNESKRSVKILHALLHMMALIISIVGLVAVFDVHNNHGFPNMTSLHSWCGMLTFILFLMQWLLGLGFFLFPWASSALRRWYLPLHVFFGLVLLAMAVASSLMGIAEKAIFSGLPPFAPEEVLANMLGLLLVCFGVIVGYVVTREEFRRPPNPEEEALSVHFNTLSEDSRPSTP is encoded by the exons ATGGAGGGTTGGGCTGGATTTCGGGCGCTGCCATGCTACGTGGCCTGCTCTCAGGTGctgggtgtggtgtgtttggtgctCACGGGTGTGTGGATGGGACATTATCATGGAGGCTTCGCCTGGGACAGCTCACCGGAGCAGTTTAATGTCCACCCGCTCTGCATGGTCATGGGCCTCGTCTTCCTCTATGGAGACG GCGTGTTGGTGTACCGTGTGTTCAGAAACGAGAGCAAGCGTTCGGTGAAGATCCTCCACGCACTGCTACACATGATGGCCCTCATTATCAGCATTGTGG GTCTGGTAGCTGTGTTTGATGTTCACAATAATCACGGCTTCCCTAACATGACCTCTCTGCATAGCTGGTGTGGCATGCTGAccttcatcctcttcctcatgCAG TGGCTGCTAGGCTTGGGCTTCTTCCTGTTTCCCTGGGCATCATCAGCATTACGGCGATGGTATCTGCCCCTGCATGTATTCTTTGGCCTCGTGCTCCTGGCCATGGCGGTGGCTTCCTCTCTCATGGGCATCGCTGAGAAAGCCATCTTCAGTGGACT GCCACCGTTTGCTCCTGAGGAGGTTCTGGCCAACATGCTGGGTCTgctgctggtgtgttttggggtAATTGTGGGCTACGTGGTAACCAGAGAGGAGTTCAGACGACCGCCGAACCCTGAGGAAGAggctctgtctgttcacttcaacaCTCTGAGTGAGGACTCCAGACCCAGCACGCCTTAA